A genomic region of Deinococcus sp. KSM4-11 contains the following coding sequences:
- a CDS encoding PLP-dependent aminotransferase family protein — translation MVDSETAPLRHLSSSPLRGARIDGLPFPVTLERGTGESLHAQLSGRLRAAVLSGTLPGGSALPGTRTLAASLGVTRGVVADAYATLVADGTLEASVGRGTLVPDGAAQAPQGQVIRPPPWVTSFLAPPVDGPLPSDGVVFQSGVTTTRMLDLRAWRQAWAVAARLPVGGQYGDPAGERDLRVALAAFVARQRGLAVTPDAVVVTAGTLHALNLIVRALLPPGSAVVFEEPGYRAARQVLLDAGHTVIPIPVDEGGLRIGPDSPPARLVFVTPSHQFPLGGRMSLPRRLALLEWARRHDALIVEDDYDGEFRYDAPPLPTLASLDAGGGRVLYLGSLSKVLMPGVRTGFLTAPLALIPALVRARTLLDFGHPLPMQQAVTWLLTGGHIDRHIRRARRWHAQVREALTQELAPLAPLATLGGIEAGLHVCLHLHGDLDAQEAAAALAGRGVHVTTLDTYALTPDCPQALVLGFGALTVEEARRGARVIAAVIRKGSSGVQQEQRSSGQSG, via the coding sequence ATGGTGGACTCCGAGACAGCTCCACTTCGGCATCTTTCAAGCAGTCCACTTCGTGGCGCGCGGATCGACGGCCTGCCCTTCCCGGTGACGCTGGAACGCGGCACAGGCGAATCCTTGCACGCGCAGCTGAGCGGGCGGCTCCGCGCGGCGGTGCTGTCCGGCACCCTGCCGGGAGGATCGGCGTTGCCCGGCACGCGCACGCTGGCCGCGTCGCTGGGCGTCACGCGGGGCGTGGTCGCGGACGCGTACGCCACCCTGGTCGCGGACGGCACGCTGGAGGCCAGCGTGGGCCGGGGCACGCTGGTGCCGGACGGCGCCGCGCAGGCTCCTCAGGGACAGGTGATACGCCCACCCCCCTGGGTCACATCGTTCCTGGCCCCGCCAGTCGACGGGCCGCTGCCGTCGGACGGCGTGGTCTTCCAGTCGGGCGTGACGACCACCCGCATGCTCGATCTGCGGGCGTGGCGGCAGGCATGGGCGGTCGCCGCACGCCTTCCCGTGGGCGGTCAGTACGGCGATCCGGCGGGGGAGCGTGACCTGCGGGTGGCCCTGGCCGCCTTCGTGGCCCGGCAGCGTGGCCTGGCCGTGACGCCGGACGCCGTGGTCGTCACGGCTGGCACGCTGCACGCCCTGAATCTGATCGTGCGCGCCCTGCTGCCGCCCGGCTCGGCGGTGGTGTTCGAGGAGCCCGGCTACCGCGCGGCGCGGCAGGTGCTGCTCGACGCCGGGCACACGGTTATTCCGATACCGGTGGACGAGGGCGGCCTGAGGATCGGCCCGGATTCGCCCCCGGCGCGGCTGGTGTTTGTGACGCCCAGCCACCAGTTCCCGCTGGGCGGCCGGATGAGCCTGCCCCGCCGGCTGGCGCTGCTGGAGTGGGCCAGACGCCACGACGCCCTGATCGTCGAGGACGATTACGACGGCGAATTCCGCTACGACGCTCCACCCCTGCCGACCCTGGCCAGTCTGGACGCGGGAGGCGGGCGCGTGCTGTACCTGGGCAGCCTGAGCAAGGTGCTGATGCCGGGCGTGCGCACCGGCTTCCTGACGGCCCCTCTGGCCCTGATTCCGGCCCTGGTGCGCGCCCGCACGTTGCTCGACTTCGGGCATCCGCTCCCTATGCAACAGGCCGTGACGTGGCTCCTCACGGGCGGGCACATCGACCGGCACATCCGCCGGGCGCGGCGCTGGCACGCCCAGGTGCGGGAGGCCCTCACGCAGGAACTGGCGCCTCTGGCGCCGCTCGCCACCCTGGGCGGCATCGAGGCGGGCCTGCACGTGTGCTTGCACCTGCACGGCGATCTGGACGCGCAGGAGGCCGCGGCGGCCCTGGCCGGACGGGGAGTCCATGTCACGACGCTGGACACCTACGCCCTGACCCCAGATTGTCCGCAAGCGCTGGTTCTGGGCTTCGGTGCCCTGACAGTGGAGGAGGCGCGGCGTGGGGCACGTGTGATTGCCGCTGTCATCCGCAAAGGCTCATCGGGTGTCCAACAGGAACAGAGGTCGTCAGGGCAAAGCGGATGA
- a CDS encoding GNAT family N-acetyltransferase: MTDLRSLRPVAIADAALALPALRALRPHSPATASAEGLQTHLRAVEPEGYRLTGAFEAGRPEAAAIAGYRVITNLWEGRTLYLDDLSTVPDARGRGHAGALLDWLDVEARRLDCVALHLDSGTGATRFAAHRLYHAHGLTISAHHFSKALGSGEPT; this comes from the coding sequence ATGACCGATCTGCGCTCCCTTCGCCCGGTGGCCATCGCGGACGCTGCCCTGGCCCTGCCCGCGCTGCGGGCACTGCGACCGCATTCGCCCGCGACCGCGAGCGCCGAGGGCCTGCAGACCCATCTTCGCGCCGTGGAGCCCGAGGGGTATCGGCTGACCGGAGCCTTCGAGGCGGGCCGCCCGGAGGCCGCCGCGATTGCCGGCTACCGCGTCATCACGAACCTGTGGGAGGGCCGCACCCTCTACCTCGACGACCTGAGCACCGTCCCAGACGCGCGTGGGCGCGGGCACGCCGGGGCGCTGCTGGACTGGCTGGACGTCGAGGCCCGCCGCCTGGACTGCGTGGCGCTGCATCTGGACTCCGGCACCGGAGCGACTCGCTTCGCAGCGCACCGGCTGTACCACGCACACGGCCTGACCATCAGCGCCCACCACTTCAGCAAGGCGCTGGGGAGCGGGGAGCCGACATGA
- a CDS encoding cob(I)yrinic acid a,c-diamide adenosyltransferase — MKLYTKTGDGGTTGLYGADRVSKANIRVEAYGTVDELNSAIGLARAHNTRSHKPDPALDADLEYLQNALFDVGADLATRSGTTYESKITRLDGQDVTFVEAMIDRYQEAAPPFTGFVHPGGTPAAAALHVARTVARRAEREVIRLLHEEDANAQVQVYLNRLSDLLFVMARAANQAAGIEEHAWLVKGRR; from the coding sequence ATGAAGCTCTACACGAAGACCGGCGACGGCGGCACCACGGGCCTGTACGGCGCAGACCGGGTCAGCAAGGCGAACATCCGCGTCGAGGCCTACGGCACGGTGGATGAACTGAACTCGGCCATCGGCCTCGCACGTGCGCACAACACGCGCAGCCACAAGCCCGATCCCGCCCTCGACGCTGACCTGGAGTACCTCCAGAACGCGCTGTTCGACGTGGGTGCCGACCTTGCCACCCGCAGCGGCACCACCTACGAGTCGAAGATCACACGCCTGGACGGGCAGGACGTGACCTTCGTCGAGGCCATGATCGACCGCTACCAGGAGGCCGCTCCACCCTTCACAGGCTTCGTCCATCCGGGGGGCACGCCCGCCGCCGCCGCGCTGCACGTGGCGCGCACGGTGGCCCGCCGCGCCGAACGCGAGGTGATCCGCCTGCTGCACGAGGAAGACGCCAACGCGCAGGTGCAGGTCTACCTCAACCGCCTCTCGGACCTGCTGTTCGTGATGGCCCGCGCCGCGAACCAGGCGGCCGGGATCGAGGAACACGCGTGGCTCGTGAAGGGTCGCCGGTAG
- the malQ gene encoding 4-alpha-glucanotransferase: MTISRSSGVLLHPTSLPGPYGIGELGAQTRTFIDWLTAAGQKYWQVMPLGPTGYGDSPYQAFSAFAGNPYLIDLTELRAEGLLHDADFLAVPDFNPGKVDFGQQFIWRNQMLERAFAHFAFGEGARPELAEEFEAFKVAEASWLDDYALFMALKRLYGGLPWNAWEPAVRDREPQALATAAESLGQALDRVKFTQFLFFRQWNAARAYAHDRGIQIIGDIPIFVAMDSSDAWANRAQFYFDDQGQPTVVAGVPPDYFSETGQLWGNPLYHWDVMREDGYAWWIERFKGSLKLYDVIRIDHFRGFAAYWEIPFPAETAIHGRWVPAPGHEMFEAVRTALGVLPIIAEDLGVITPDVEALRDDFEFPGMAVLQFAFGGGDFSVNDFLPHNLRENQIVYTGTHDNDTTRGWWAHADEQEKHNFRTYTNSDPTEETFAPLLTRIAFETRANLAVVPLQDIFNLGTDARMNLPGTTGDHNWTWRYNAADLRPDLATSLRKLTEETRRA; encoded by the coding sequence ATGACCATCTCCCGTTCCAGTGGCGTCCTGCTGCACCCCACCAGCCTTCCCGGCCCGTATGGCATCGGGGAACTGGGCGCGCAGACCCGCACCTTCATCGACTGGCTCACTGCCGCCGGCCAGAAGTACTGGCAGGTCATGCCGCTGGGGCCGACCGGCTATGGCGACAGCCCGTACCAGGCGTTCTCGGCCTTCGCCGGCAACCCCTACCTGATCGACCTGACCGAACTGCGTGCCGAGGGCCTGCTGCACGACGCGGATTTCCTGGCCGTACCGGACTTCAATCCGGGCAAGGTGGATTTCGGACAGCAGTTCATCTGGCGCAACCAGATGCTGGAACGCGCCTTTGCCCACTTCGCGTTCGGCGAGGGTGCGCGTCCCGAACTCGCCGAGGAGTTCGAGGCCTTCAAGGTCGCGGAGGCCTCGTGGCTCGACGATTACGCGCTGTTCATGGCCCTCAAGCGGCTGTACGGGGGCCTCCCATGGAACGCATGGGAGCCGGCGGTGCGCGACCGTGAGCCGCAGGCGCTGGCCACGGCCGCCGAGTCGCTGGGACAGGCGCTGGATCGTGTGAAGTTCACGCAGTTCCTGTTCTTCCGGCAGTGGAACGCGGCCCGCGCCTACGCGCACGATCGGGGCATCCAGATCATCGGGGACATCCCGATCTTCGTGGCGATGGACTCCAGCGACGCCTGGGCCAACCGCGCGCAGTTCTACTTCGACGACCAGGGCCAGCCGACCGTGGTGGCCGGGGTGCCGCCGGACTACTTCAGCGAGACCGGGCAGCTGTGGGGCAATCCGCTGTACCACTGGGACGTCATGCGTGAGGACGGGTACGCGTGGTGGATCGAGCGCTTCAAGGGCAGCCTGAAGCTGTACGACGTGATCCGCATCGACCACTTCCGGGGCTTCGCCGCGTACTGGGAAATTCCCTTCCCCGCCGAGACCGCCATCCACGGCCGCTGGGTGCCCGCCCCCGGCCATGAGATGTTCGAGGCCGTCCGCACGGCGCTGGGCGTCCTCCCGATCATCGCCGAGGATCTGGGCGTGATCACGCCGGACGTGGAGGCCCTGCGGGACGACTTCGAGTTCCCCGGCATGGCGGTTCTGCAGTTCGCGTTCGGCGGCGGGGACTTCAGCGTGAACGACTTCCTGCCGCACAACCTGCGTGAGAACCAGATCGTGTACACCGGTACCCACGACAACGACACCACGCGCGGCTGGTGGGCACACGCCGACGAGCAGGAGAAACACAACTTCCGCACCTACACGAACTCCGACCCCACCGAGGAGACCTTCGCGCCCCTCCTGACCCGGATTGCCTTCGAGACGCGCGCGAACCTCGCCGTGGTGCCCCTCCAGGACATCTTCAACCTGGGCACCGACGCCCGCATGAACCTGCCCGGCACGACCGGCGACCACAACTGGACATGGCGCTACAACGCCGCCGACCTGCGGCCGGATCTGGCGACCAGCCTGCGGAAGCTGACCGAGGAGACCCGCCGGGCGTAA